Proteins encoded within one genomic window of Pseudalkalibacillus sp. SCS-8:
- a CDS encoding enoyl-CoA hydratase-related protein has translation MNLAMEPVRMSVKDEIVHIELNRPERLNAMNVEMVDCLIERLEEIIKSEKKVVILSGAGTGFSSGGDIQSMSAGISDPLFKEIMGKVNEMILKVFTLPQIVISAVQGPAAGLGFSLALASDYIVASQQASFGLNFIKVGLVPDGGCHYLLKKRIGYQRAKHAIWQGKTFSASESKELGIIDYFVEDDPLEAAFELAGKHLNQPFQAQIESKLILNATEVLELTKILDLESEAQGKMRKTIEHKQRIEAFLNRAK, from the coding sequence ATGAATTTAGCAATGGAACCCGTAAGAATGAGTGTTAAGGATGAAATTGTCCACATAGAATTGAATCGACCTGAGCGGTTGAATGCGATGAATGTAGAAATGGTAGATTGTTTAATTGAACGATTAGAAGAAATCATTAAAAGCGAAAAGAAGGTTGTCATCCTTTCTGGTGCTGGAACAGGCTTTTCATCAGGTGGTGACATTCAATCCATGAGTGCTGGAATATCCGATCCGTTATTCAAAGAGATCATGGGAAAAGTGAATGAAATGATATTGAAAGTGTTTACCCTACCCCAAATTGTTATATCCGCTGTCCAGGGTCCTGCTGCTGGTCTTGGGTTCAGTCTTGCACTCGCCTCGGATTACATCGTTGCATCCCAACAAGCGAGTTTCGGATTGAACTTCATCAAGGTCGGTCTCGTTCCGGATGGTGGATGCCACTATCTACTAAAGAAGAGAATCGGTTATCAACGAGCGAAGCACGCGATTTGGCAAGGAAAGACTTTCAGCGCTTCAGAATCAAAGGAGCTAGGAATTATTGATTATTTTGTTGAGGACGACCCGTTAGAGGCAGCATTTGAGCTTGCAGGAAAACATCTGAACCAACCTTTCCAGGCTCAAATCGAATCGAAGCTGATTCTGAACGCAACTGAAGTATTGGAATTGACGAAAATATTAGACTTAGAAAGTGAAGCACAGGGTAAGATGAGGAAGACAATCGAGCATAAACAACGGATTGAAGCCTTTCTGAACCGTGCTAAATAA
- the uvsE gene encoding UV DNA damage repair endonuclease UvsE — MILRFGYVSTALNLWESTPAHTLTFTNWKKLDKNDRKEKLLRVTAKNIENTKRAVYYNIAQGIHVYRLSSSIVPLATHPEVLWDYITPFRDKFKEIGELIQKYSMRVSFHPNQYTLFTSPNNRVTENAIRDMEYHYEMLKMMGVHKQANMNIHVGGVYGDKSTAIERFHENIEKLDRTIKHQITLENDDKTYTSRETLDVCKAHSLPFVFDYHHHWANPGEDKVDELLPEIFSTWDKVDYPPKFHLSSPKTDKEYRAHAEYVDIQFALPFIKSLIQYGEDADIMIEAKRKDKAALQLVEELASIRGFKRIDGAVIKIK, encoded by the coding sequence ATGATCCTTCGTTTTGGATATGTATCAACAGCTTTGAATTTATGGGAATCCACCCCTGCACATACATTGACATTCACGAATTGGAAGAAGCTTGATAAGAATGATAGGAAGGAAAAACTCCTTCGTGTGACTGCTAAAAACATTGAAAATACCAAACGAGCGGTTTACTACAACATTGCTCAAGGAATCCATGTATATCGGCTGTCTTCATCCATCGTGCCGCTTGCAACCCATCCAGAGGTTCTGTGGGATTACATCACCCCTTTCCGAGACAAATTCAAAGAGATCGGGGAGCTCATCCAAAAGTATTCAATGCGGGTCAGTTTTCACCCTAATCAATATACCCTCTTCACAAGTCCGAACAATCGGGTTACAGAAAATGCAATCAGAGACATGGAATATCATTATGAGATGCTCAAAATGATGGGTGTACATAAACAGGCAAATATGAATATTCATGTTGGTGGGGTCTATGGCGACAAATCGACAGCCATTGAACGCTTTCATGAAAATATTGAAAAGCTGGATAGGACGATTAAGCATCAAATCACTCTTGAGAATGATGATAAAACTTATACTTCTCGGGAAACATTGGACGTTTGTAAGGCACATTCCCTACCATTTGTGTTTGATTATCATCACCACTGGGCAAATCCGGGTGAGGATAAAGTAGACGAACTGCTACCTGAGATATTTTCAACCTGGGATAAGGTCGACTATCCTCCGAAATTCCATTTGTCTTCGCCGAAGACGGATAAGGAATACCGTGCACATGCAGAATACGTTGATATTCAATTTGCCCTACCATTCATAAAAAGCTTGATCCAATACGGCGAGGATGCAGACATTATGATTGAGGCCAAAAGGAAGGATAAAGCGGCACTCCAGCTTGTTGAAGAGTTGGCCTCCATCAGGGGATTTAAACGAATTGATGGTGCAGTAATAAAAATAAAGTAA
- a CDS encoding thiolase family protein, whose protein sequence is MNRDVVIVEAVRTAIGKRKGAFRNTHPVHLAGKVLDEVTKRAKVDKALIEDIVMGCVTPHSEQGFNIGRLAALDSGFPVEVPSVQINRMCGSGQQALHFASQEILAGDMDITIAAGVENMTMVPILSDGNEHTIPDSLKDKYNFIHQGVSAELIADQYGLKREELDQYALESHKRALKAQAEGRFEREIVPMMGQDADGNAIEVTMDEGPRKDTSFDALTNLKPVFKPDGVVTAGNASQMSDGAAAVLLMSSEKAASLGLKPRARILQRVVVGSDPTMMLDGVIPATRKVLKKAGMSIQDIDLVEINEAFAPVVLAWQKAIGYPLERVNVNGGAIALGHPLGATGAKLMTTLLHELERTGGRYGLLTICIGHGMATASIIERI, encoded by the coding sequence ATGAACAGGGACGTGGTGATTGTTGAAGCGGTCAGGACAGCAATTGGAAAAAGAAAAGGGGCTTTTCGGAATACACATCCTGTTCATTTGGCAGGCAAAGTATTGGATGAAGTGACGAAGAGAGCGAAAGTTGATAAAGCTTTAATTGAAGACATCGTCATGGGATGCGTAACCCCTCACTCCGAACAAGGCTTCAACATCGGGCGTCTGGCTGCACTCGATTCGGGCTTTCCAGTGGAGGTTCCATCTGTCCAAATCAATCGGATGTGTGGCTCCGGTCAACAGGCACTTCATTTTGCCTCCCAAGAAATTTTGGCAGGAGATATGGATATCACCATTGCAGCAGGTGTCGAGAATATGACGATGGTACCGATCTTAAGCGATGGAAATGAGCATACCATCCCCGACTCATTAAAGGATAAATACAATTTCATACACCAAGGAGTATCGGCTGAACTGATTGCAGATCAGTATGGGTTAAAAAGAGAAGAGCTTGATCAATACGCTCTTGAAAGTCACAAAAGGGCGTTGAAAGCCCAAGCTGAAGGCAGATTTGAGCGGGAAATTGTCCCGATGATGGGACAAGATGCTGATGGTAATGCTATTGAAGTGACGATGGATGAAGGACCAAGGAAGGATACCTCATTCGATGCATTGACGAATTTAAAACCTGTATTCAAGCCTGACGGTGTCGTAACAGCTGGAAATGCAAGTCAAATGAGCGACGGTGCTGCAGCTGTTCTACTTATGAGTTCAGAAAAAGCTGCATCATTAGGGTTGAAGCCACGAGCCAGGATCCTCCAACGTGTCGTAGTCGGCTCCGATCCCACGATGATGCTTGATGGTGTCATTCCAGCTACAAGAAAAGTATTGAAGAAAGCGGGGATGTCGATTCAGGATATCGATCTCGTTGAAATTAACGAAGCCTTCGCACCAGTGGTTCTTGCCTGGCAAAAAGCAATCGGTTATCCACTGGAAAGGGTCAATGTAAATGGAGGTGCGATAGCATTAGGACATCCTTTAGGTGCGACTGGAGCAAAGCTGATGACCACTTTGTTACATGAGTTGGAACGAACAGGAGGAAGGTATGGACTACTGACCATCTGTATCGGACATGGAATGGCGACAGCATCTATTATTGAGCGTATTTAA
- a CDS encoding 3-hydroxyacyl-CoA dehydrogenase family protein, which translates to MKKIGVIGAGLMGNGIAQAMAMKDKQVILQDITEDALSKARHKIEKSLARLEKAGHINHDEAKRTLSNITTTKELEQACQDRDLIIEAVPENLELKKSIFEKLDQYAPNHTILATNTSELSVTSIAASTGRTDRVIGMHWFNPAPIMKLIEIVKGIDTSDNTVKAIEQVSEDVGKETVLVKDTQGFVTTRALSAHMLECMRIYEEGVASLEDVDKAIRLGLNYPMGPLQLADYVGLDTMLFASEGLVEAFGDRFRPPQILRKLVEAGHYGVKTGRGFYSYE; encoded by the coding sequence ATGAAGAAAATCGGAGTCATCGGTGCTGGCTTGATGGGAAATGGGATTGCTCAAGCTATGGCGATGAAAGACAAACAAGTGATTTTACAAGATATCACAGAGGACGCTTTATCTAAAGCCCGTCATAAAATTGAGAAAAGCCTGGCACGTCTTGAAAAAGCAGGTCACATCAACCATGACGAGGCCAAGCGAACACTTTCCAACATCACGACGACGAAAGAGCTTGAGCAGGCGTGCCAGGATCGTGACTTGATTATTGAAGCGGTTCCTGAAAATCTCGAATTAAAAAAATCAATTTTTGAAAAGCTTGATCAATATGCGCCTAATCATACGATCCTAGCAACGAACACGTCAGAATTAAGTGTAACTTCCATTGCTGCTTCGACTGGTCGTACAGATCGAGTCATCGGAATGCATTGGTTCAATCCCGCTCCAATCATGAAATTGATTGAAATCGTAAAAGGGATTGATACCTCAGACAATACAGTGAAGGCAATTGAACAAGTTTCTGAAGATGTTGGAAAAGAAACGGTCCTAGTCAAAGATACACAAGGATTTGTCACGACAAGGGCACTTTCTGCGCATATGCTTGAATGTATGAGGATTTATGAAGAAGGTGTTGCATCCCTGGAGGATGTAGACAAGGCGATCCGTCTCGGTTTGAACTATCCGATGGGTCCACTCCAGCTTGCTGATTACGTAGGACTCGATACGATGCTGTTTGCGAGTGAGGGACTGGTTGAAGCGTTTGGGGACCGTTTCCGTCCGCCACAAATCTTAAGGAAGCTCGTCGAAGCGGGTCATTATGGAGTGAAAACAGGAAGAGGATTTTATTCATATGAATGA
- a CDS encoding zinc metalloprotease HtpX: protein MYIIDLLQRLVKKQNIGIIVFLILNTFLVIALFGDPITGIVLYTASLLIALSPIGEWILRVQQGCKKLARKEHIERLEPLFNEVYEKAKKLDPTIPDNVQLFISNDSSPNAFATGRKTICLTKGLLEYSDEEIKATLAHEFGHLSNKDTDLILLVTVGNMIVTAMFVLYRVIVSAIGIGVSIANRSFGSLIVTFLIDVVLVGLMWLWTKFGTVLVMNSVRKNEYEADKFAYDCGYGNELIVVLDKFNAMDTGATKGLWANLSSTHPDPDQRIGNLQKLDDVA, encoded by the coding sequence ATGTACATAATTGATCTTCTACAACGATTAGTAAAAAAGCAAAACATCGGTATCATCGTTTTTCTTATTTTAAACACTTTTTTAGTTATTGCTCTATTTGGCGATCCAATTACAGGCATTGTTCTTTATACGGCCTCTCTATTAATCGCCTTATCTCCAATTGGTGAATGGATTCTACGCGTTCAACAAGGATGTAAGAAGCTTGCCCGGAAAGAACATATCGAACGTCTTGAGCCCCTTTTCAATGAAGTCTATGAAAAAGCGAAGAAGCTCGATCCGACCATTCCTGACAATGTTCAGTTATTCATCAGCAATGATTCAAGTCCAAATGCTTTCGCCACTGGCCGGAAAACCATTTGTTTAACGAAAGGCTTATTGGAGTATAGTGATGAGGAAATTAAAGCAACACTTGCCCATGAATTCGGACACCTTTCCAATAAAGACACGGATTTAATCCTCCTTGTCACGGTTGGAAATATGATTGTAACTGCCATGTTCGTCCTTTATCGAGTCATTGTGTCTGCCATCGGTATAGGTGTTAGCATAGCCAACCGCAGTTTCGGCTCTCTCATCGTCACCTTCCTCATCGATGTCGTATTGGTTGGTCTCATGTGGTTATGGACGAAGTTCGGAACCGTATTGGTTATGAACTCTGTTCGGAAAAATGAATATGAAGCAGATAAGTTTGCTTACGATTGTGGATATGGAAATGAACTAATTGTTGTCCTGGATAAATTCAATGCCATGGATACAGGTGCTACAAAAGGTTTATGGGCGAATCTATCCTCAACTCACCCTGATCCTGACCAACGTATCGGTAACCTTCAAAAACTCGATGATGTTGCATAA
- a CDS encoding alanine/glycine:cation symporter family protein has product MSWLESIVGWGNELLWTYVLIALLLILGVYFSIRTNFVQFRMIKEMVKLLGEGATVSKDKKRRGVSSFQAFSISTASRVGTGNLAGVALAISLGGPGAVFWMWIIALIGAATAFVESTLAQIYKVKDDFGFRGGPAYYMEKGLNKRWLGILFSVLITFTFGLVFNAVQANTISLAFEQSFGLNRFVFAIVISAIVAVIIFGGIKRIARVAETIVPFMAIVYLLIALYILVVNITELPSVIALIVKSAFGFEEAVGGGVGAALMNGIKRGLFSNEAGMGSAPNAAATANVSHPAKQGLIQTLSVFTDTILICSATAFMIILSGVYTGSNDGIQLTQQAMNTHLGDWAGITIAVFIFMFAFSSVVGNYYYGESNIGFMRSGNKSWMFLYRLAVIGMVFFGSVAKIAIVWSLADLFMALMALVNLIAITMLGKIAFATLKDYLAQKREGKDPLFDPRTVGLHNTEVWDEEREYRQKASSE; this is encoded by the coding sequence GTGTCGTGGTTAGAATCAATCGTCGGATGGGGAAATGAGCTCTTATGGACTTATGTGTTAATTGCACTTCTATTAATTTTAGGGGTTTATTTTTCTATCCGAACAAATTTCGTACAATTTCGAATGATAAAAGAAATGGTGAAGCTTCTCGGTGAGGGAGCGACTGTTTCAAAGGACAAAAAAAGACGTGGGGTTTCGTCGTTCCAGGCTTTCAGTATAAGTACGGCTTCCCGTGTCGGAACAGGTAACCTTGCAGGTGTTGCTCTAGCGATTTCCCTCGGTGGACCAGGAGCGGTCTTCTGGATGTGGATCATCGCCCTGATTGGAGCAGCAACAGCATTTGTTGAAAGTACACTAGCACAGATCTATAAAGTCAAAGATGACTTCGGTTTCCGTGGTGGACCAGCGTATTATATGGAAAAAGGATTGAACAAACGGTGGTTGGGGATCCTGTTTTCGGTCTTGATCACATTCACGTTCGGTCTGGTGTTCAATGCTGTACAAGCAAATACGATCTCTCTTGCGTTTGAACAATCGTTTGGGTTGAATCGATTTGTTTTTGCAATCGTCATAAGTGCAATTGTTGCTGTTATCATCTTTGGTGGAATCAAACGAATTGCACGTGTAGCCGAGACGATCGTTCCATTCATGGCCATTGTCTACCTGTTGATTGCACTTTATATTTTAGTCGTCAATATCACTGAACTTCCATCCGTCATTGCTCTTATTGTAAAGAGTGCGTTCGGATTTGAAGAAGCAGTAGGTGGAGGAGTCGGGGCTGCGCTAATGAATGGTATCAAGCGTGGTCTATTCTCTAACGAAGCTGGTATGGGTAGTGCGCCTAATGCGGCTGCAACTGCAAACGTATCCCACCCAGCCAAGCAAGGTCTCATTCAAACATTGAGTGTCTTTACAGATACAATTTTGATTTGTTCTGCAACAGCATTCATGATTATACTTTCTGGCGTCTACACAGGTTCGAATGATGGAATCCAGTTGACGCAACAAGCAATGAATACACATCTTGGTGATTGGGCCGGCATAACAATTGCTGTGTTCATCTTCATGTTTGCATTTAGTTCAGTGGTCGGAAACTACTACTATGGTGAGTCCAACATCGGATTTATGCGTTCAGGAAACAAAAGCTGGATGTTCCTCTATCGTCTTGCAGTAATCGGAATGGTATTTTTCGGTTCTGTCGCGAAAATTGCGATTGTCTGGAGTCTAGCTGACCTATTCATGGCGTTAATGGCACTCGTCAACTTGATTGCAATCACCATGCTTGGAAAGATTGCATTTGCCACATTGAAGGATTATCTTGCGCAGAAGCGTGAAGGTAAAGATCCACTGTTCGACCCACGAACAGTCGGTCTTCACAATACAGAAGTGTGGGACGAAGAAAGGGAATACCGACAAAAAGCTTCAAGTGAATAA
- the fni gene encoding type 2 isopentenyl-diphosphate Delta-isomerase encodes MTNEDRTSKRKSEHIDIVLNEEVTAQTVTTGFDDYQFRHLALPEIDFSEISLETEFLGKRMRTPFLISSMTGGTEIAWKINRTLAIVAEAKGWAMGTGSVRSAIENPDTAYTFNVRDYAPTVPIIANLGAVQFNYGYGSEQCLRAVKITEADALVLHVNSLQEIFQPEGDTNFKELLAKIEQVCKDLSVPVGVKEVGWGISHELAKELYERGVAFVDVAGAGGTTWSQVEKYRNKTDSLKRRAAETFREWGIPTSRCIREINEKVPECPLIGSGGMRNGLDAAKAIALGADIVGFGRSVLQPAIESEDLLVEVLEQIELECKIAMFGTGAQSINNLKTTDRLELRLKG; translated from the coding sequence ATGACGAACGAAGATCGCACTTCGAAACGAAAATCCGAGCACATCGATATCGTTCTAAATGAAGAAGTTACAGCCCAAACCGTCACGACGGGATTTGACGATTATCAATTTCGTCACCTTGCTTTACCAGAAATTGATTTTTCGGAAATCAGCTTAGAAACAGAATTTCTCGGCAAGCGTATGCGTACCCCTTTTCTAATCAGCTCGATGACTGGTGGAACGGAAATTGCTTGGAAGATCAATCGTACACTCGCAATCGTTGCGGAGGCTAAAGGATGGGCTATGGGAACTGGTTCTGTCCGCTCAGCCATCGAAAACCCTGACACAGCCTACACGTTTAATGTACGTGATTACGCTCCTACAGTTCCAATCATTGCAAATCTTGGAGCTGTCCAATTCAACTATGGATATGGAAGTGAGCAATGTCTTAGAGCGGTAAAAATTACTGAAGCTGATGCCCTTGTCTTGCACGTAAACAGTTTACAGGAAATCTTCCAGCCTGAAGGTGATACCAACTTTAAAGAGCTTCTAGCGAAAATTGAGCAAGTTTGTAAAGACTTATCCGTCCCTGTAGGTGTTAAAGAGGTTGGTTGGGGAATCAGTCATGAGCTCGCCAAAGAATTGTATGAGCGTGGCGTGGCGTTTGTCGATGTGGCTGGTGCAGGAGGCACGACTTGGAGTCAGGTTGAGAAATATCGGAACAAAACGGATTCCTTGAAACGACGCGCAGCTGAAACGTTCCGAGAATGGGGAATTCCCACCTCGCGATGCATTCGTGAAATCAATGAAAAAGTCCCTGAGTGCCCTTTGATCGGTAGTGGAGGAATGCGAAACGGACTTGATGCCGCTAAAGCGATTGCGTTAGGTGCTGATATCGTCGGGTTTGGTCGCTCGGTCCTTCAGCCTGCGATCGAATCTGAAGATCTTTTAGTAGAGGTGTTAGAACAAATCGAGCTTGAATGTAAAATCGCCATGTTTGGAACCGGTGCACAATCGATTAATAATCTAAAAACAACAGACCGCCTGGAGCTAAGGTTAAAAGGGTGA
- a CDS encoding M14 family metallocarboxypeptidase — protein sequence MIFYRSILILTSMTILIVMMLLFPKTTMSAEGMPYYGKTFSQPDQVQILYSEPEMDFGTPAFQKEREAFTTQEELIRFIVRLDDSSNHLTVKTIGQSSEGRAIPALFFFKRGGDNLLKPTIWLQGQIHGNEPAGGEGVLVIAKRLTEELGEKVLDHVNIIIVPRVNPDGSYRFQRGMDNDLDGNRDYLKLDLPETKAIRTLFNKYQPEVVIDAHEYTIGEQLFSTFGEAGYLKYHDLLLLSGKNLNIPKRIRDLSDDLFIKRTHNKLTESGFSVSNYYVADVEDEKVIVKEGGTTPRIGRNALGLTPSISVLVESRGIGIGREQFKRRVTVQVEAITELIKITAGDARKIKRLVWSERAKIVNKGLHVNDEDWIVIQDERKELDGRRLEVIDVKRGEVIRIPVQYFSSTDAEPVLIRERPTAYLIDSDQIVVVEKLKQNGVKVYQHPYDVRLPVESFIVTEKKDGGDYEDHRLTHVKTKVTDQNLVFKRGTYVVLTAQPASNIAAIALEPESEDSYVTFNLVPTKLHTRLPIYRFVQNLNPMKPLQSIMDYRE from the coding sequence ATGATTTTCTATAGGTCTATCTTAATCCTTACAAGCATGACCATTCTTATTGTAATGATGTTGCTTTTCCCAAAAACAACCATGTCTGCAGAAGGCATGCCTTATTATGGGAAGACGTTTTCCCAGCCGGACCAAGTTCAGATTTTATATTCTGAGCCTGAAATGGATTTTGGAACGCCTGCCTTTCAAAAAGAGAGGGAGGCCTTTACAACGCAAGAAGAACTAATACGGTTCATCGTGAGACTAGATGACAGCAGCAATCACCTAACAGTAAAGACAATTGGACAGTCAAGTGAAGGACGAGCGATACCGGCACTGTTCTTTTTTAAAAGGGGCGGTGACAATCTATTGAAACCCACCATCTGGCTGCAAGGTCAAATTCATGGGAACGAGCCTGCAGGTGGAGAAGGTGTACTTGTCATCGCAAAAAGACTGACGGAGGAGCTTGGTGAAAAAGTACTCGATCATGTGAATATCATTATCGTTCCAAGAGTCAATCCCGATGGCTCATACCGTTTTCAACGCGGGATGGACAATGACTTGGATGGGAACCGGGATTATCTTAAATTAGATCTCCCTGAGACCAAGGCAATCCGCACACTATTTAACAAGTATCAGCCTGAAGTCGTGATTGATGCCCATGAATATACAATTGGAGAACAATTATTCAGTACCTTCGGTGAAGCGGGCTACCTCAAGTATCATGATCTTTTGCTCCTTTCGGGTAAGAACCTCAATATACCAAAGAGGATTCGTGATCTCTCTGATGATTTGTTCATCAAAAGAACACATAACAAATTGACCGAGTCAGGTTTCTCTGTGAGTAACTATTATGTTGCGGATGTTGAGGATGAAAAAGTGATTGTGAAAGAAGGTGGAACGACGCCGAGAATCGGACGAAACGCACTCGGCCTAACGCCTTCCATTTCAGTCCTTGTAGAATCCAGGGGGATTGGAATTGGTCGTGAACAGTTTAAAAGAAGAGTAACGGTTCAAGTTGAAGCGATTACGGAGTTAATCAAAATAACAGCTGGCGATGCCAGGAAAATTAAAAGGCTCGTCTGGTCTGAGCGGGCCAAAATTGTAAATAAAGGTCTCCATGTCAACGACGAAGATTGGATTGTGATTCAAGATGAAAGGAAAGAGCTTGACGGTCGAAGACTAGAAGTCATTGATGTGAAGCGTGGGGAGGTCATACGTATTCCCGTCCAGTATTTCAGTTCAACGGATGCCGAACCGGTATTAATCAGAGAGAGGCCTACGGCTTATCTAATTGATTCTGACCAAATAGTGGTTGTAGAGAAATTGAAACAAAATGGTGTTAAAGTTTATCAGCACCCTTATGATGTGAGGCTGCCAGTTGAATCGTTTATTGTGACAGAAAAGAAAGACGGGGGAGACTACGAAGATCACCGGTTGACCCATGTGAAAACAAAGGTAACGGACCAGAATCTTGTATTCAAACGTGGTACATATGTCGTTCTGACCGCACAACCAGCCTCGAATATAGCAGCAATTGCGCTTGAACCGGAATCTGAGGACAGCTACGTAACCTTCAATCTTGTTCCAACTAAGCTGCATACACGACTTCCGATCTATCGTTTTGTTCAAAACCTCAACCCGATGAAACCACTGCAGTCCATTATGGACTACAGAGAATAA
- the safA gene encoding SafA/ExsA family spore coat assembly protein, which produces MKTLTKLLTLLLSVTLVAGIHNESSAASSHTVKSGDTMWKIASYYQIGTSEIIQANPQVENPDRIYPGQKLNIPDNSGVRSIEKQVVQLVNNERAKHGLQPLKENWELSRVARYKSKDMIEQNYFSHTSPTYGSPFKMIRDFGISYRTAGENIAAGQRTAEAVVDAWMNSEGHRKNILSSNYKEIGVGYAKGGSYGHYWTQMFISR; this is translated from the coding sequence ATGAAAACACTTACAAAACTACTCACACTATTGTTGTCTGTCACTCTAGTCGCGGGTATTCATAATGAATCTTCAGCTGCTTCATCCCATACAGTCAAATCTGGTGATACGATGTGGAAGATTGCTTCATACTATCAGATTGGTACATCTGAAATCATTCAAGCGAATCCACAAGTCGAAAATCCAGATCGAATTTATCCTGGGCAAAAATTGAACATTCCCGATAATAGCGGCGTAAGATCCATTGAAAAGCAAGTTGTGCAGCTTGTTAATAATGAACGAGCGAAACATGGTCTTCAACCGCTAAAAGAGAATTGGGAGCTTTCAAGAGTTGCCCGGTATAAATCAAAGGATATGATTGAACAAAATTACTTCAGTCATACTTCTCCTACTTACGGAAGTCCATTTAAGATGATCAGAGACTTCGGTATTTCTTATCGTACAGCAGGAGAAAACATTGCAGCTGGACAACGTACAGCTGAAGCAGTAGTGGATGCATGGATGAACAGTGAGGGTCATCGTAAAAACATCCTATCAAGCAACTACAAAGAAATCGGTGTAGGATATGCTAAAGGAGGGAGCTACGGACATTACTGGACTCAAATGTTCATCAGCCGATAA
- a CDS encoding aspartate kinase yields the protein MALIVQKYGGTSVESVERIKNVADRIIETAQQGNEVVVVVSAMGKSTDELIHLAKCISDQPSKREMDMLVSTGEQVSMSLLAMALQEKGYDSISLTGWQAGIATESVHGNARVMDIDPKRITAHLATGKIVIVAGFQGLTEEKEIATLGRGGSDTTAVALAARLNAEKCEIYTDVTGVFTTDPRVVKGARKLEAISYDEMLEMANLGAGVLHPRSVEFAKNYDVPLEVRSSIEKVTGTRIEEEVAMEGNLMVRGIAFEDNVTKVTVHGLPDEMTTLSALFTTLSNSQINVDIIIQNTNGNETTDISFSVDSEILTYTLEVLSQYQDQLKFDHISYEENLAKVSIVGSGMISNPGVAAKMFDVLAENQIKVKMVSTSEIKVSTIVESITMISAIECLHEAFELDARQPVQTV from the coding sequence ATGGCGTTAATCGTTCAAAAATATGGTGGCACATCTGTAGAATCAGTGGAAAGAATCAAAAATGTAGCTGATCGGATCATAGAAACAGCTCAGCAAGGAAACGAGGTTGTTGTCGTCGTTTCAGCAATGGGGAAAAGTACGGATGAGTTAATCCATTTAGCCAAATGCATTTCTGACCAGCCTTCTAAAAGAGAGATGGATATGCTTGTCTCAACAGGTGAACAAGTCTCTATGTCATTGCTTGCAATGGCACTTCAGGAAAAAGGCTATGATTCGATATCGCTTACGGGGTGGCAGGCCGGTATTGCTACGGAATCGGTACACGGTAATGCAAGAGTTATGGACATCGATCCGAAACGCATCACCGCGCACCTAGCAACTGGAAAGATTGTCATAGTTGCTGGGTTCCAAGGGCTTACAGAAGAGAAGGAGATTGCTACTCTCGGTAGAGGTGGTTCTGACACAACAGCTGTGGCTTTAGCCGCTAGGTTAAATGCTGAAAAGTGTGAGATATATACGGATGTTACCGGCGTCTTCACGACGGATCCACGGGTTGTGAAAGGTGCTCGCAAACTAGAGGCAATCTCGTACGATGAAATGCTTGAAATGGCGAATTTAGGAGCAGGGGTCCTACACCCGAGGTCTGTTGAATTTGCAAAGAATTATGATGTGCCGTTAGAGGTGCGATCCAGTATAGAAAAAGTCACAGGTACGAGGATAGAGGAGGAAGTAGCAATGGAAGGAAATTTGATGGTGAGAGGAATTGCGTTCGAGGATAATGTAACGAAGGTGACGGTACATGGTTTGCCTGATGAAATGACGACACTATCGGCCCTCTTTACAACCTTATCAAACAGCCAGATCAACGTAGATATCATTATCCAGAATACAAATGGGAACGAAACAACAGATATCTCTTTTTCGGTTGATTCAGAGATATTGACGTATACACTTGAAGTGTTGAGTCAATATCAGGATCAGTTGAAATTCGATCATATCTCTTATGAAGAAAACCTTGCCAAGGTTTCGATTGTAGGGTCAGGGATGATTTCCAACCCAGGAGTCGCTGCTAAAATGTTCGACGTGCTTGCGGAAAATCAGATTAAAGTCAAAATGGTCAGCACATCTGAGATTAAGGTTTCAACGATTGTGGAGAGTATAACGATGATTTCTGCAATTGAATGCTTGCATGAAGCATTTGAACTTGATGCCCGTCAACCGGTGCAAACCGTTTAG